A DNA window from Haliovirga abyssi contains the following coding sequences:
- a CDS encoding sugar ABC transporter ATP-binding protein, with amino-acid sequence MSEVVLQMKNIIKDFPGVRALDKVNFEASKGEVLVLAGENGAGKSTLMKVLSGVWAYPSYEGDIYLKGQLVRFKNTKEAEAAGVAIIHQELNLIQDLTVAENVFLGRQPGKFGTVNWNEVNSRAEEILERLNIKGIKASDKVGSLTVGQQQMVEIAKALSINAEVLVFDEPTSALTTRETKELFRVINDLKKRDVCMIYISHKMDEFEIVGDRVQVLRDGQTIGEATKIKDTTLDEIITKMVGRDIKDMFPKVESKIGGKVLEVKNYDVDHTYLPGEKKVKNANFEVHAGEVVGMAGLMGAGRTELVTAIFGGTPELGRGEVYLDGKKLNIKSPKDAIEAGIALVTEDRKLFGLFLDKDIMFNTTTSSRTLGNISNSLGMINFLEARKITEKYVKEINVKTPGIDVPISNLSGGNQQKVIIGKWLATKPKVLILDEPTRGIDVGAKVEIYKLINKLAAEGVAIIMISSELPEVMGMSDRILVMTEGEIVANIKREEVTKEKVMAYATGNFREEM; translated from the coding sequence GTGTCTGAAGTAGTGTTACAAATGAAAAATATCATTAAAGATTTTCCAGGAGTAAGAGCATTAGATAAAGTTAATTTTGAGGCAAGTAAAGGCGAAGTTTTAGTGCTAGCAGGAGAAAATGGTGCAGGAAAATCTACACTTATGAAAGTTCTTAGTGGAGTATGGGCATATCCTAGTTACGAAGGGGATATTTATCTAAAAGGTCAATTAGTAAGATTTAAAAACACGAAAGAGGCTGAAGCAGCTGGAGTGGCTATAATTCATCAAGAATTAAATCTTATTCAAGATTTAACAGTTGCGGAAAATGTTTTTTTAGGAAGGCAACCAGGTAAATTTGGAACAGTTAATTGGAATGAAGTAAACTCTAGAGCTGAAGAAATTTTAGAGAGATTAAATATTAAAGGAATTAAAGCATCAGATAAAGTTGGGTCTTTGACTGTAGGACAACAACAAATGGTTGAAATTGCCAAAGCTTTATCAATTAATGCTGAAGTTTTGGTATTTGATGAACCTACATCAGCACTTACAACAAGAGAAACAAAAGAGCTATTTAGAGTTATAAATGATCTAAAAAAACGAGATGTATGTATGATATATATTTCTCATAAAATGGATGAATTTGAAATTGTAGGAGATAGAGTTCAAGTATTAAGGGATGGGCAAACAATAGGTGAAGCTACTAAAATAAAAGATACAACTTTGGATGAGATAATAACAAAAATGGTTGGAAGAGACATAAAAGATATGTTCCCAAAAGTTGAATCTAAGATAGGAGGCAAAGTTTTAGAAGTTAAAAACTACGATGTTGATCATACATATTTACCAGGAGAGAAAAAAGTAAAAAATGCTAATTTCGAAGTACATGCAGGAGAAGTAGTTGGAATGGCAGGGCTTATGGGAGCTGGTAGAACAGAATTAGTAACAGCAATATTTGGTGGAACTCCAGAATTAGGTAGAGGTGAAGTATATTTAGATGGGAAAAAATTAAATATAAAATCACCAAAAGATGCTATAGAAGCAGGAATTGCTCTTGTTACGGAAGATAGAAAATTATTTGGATTATTTCTTGATAAAGATATAATGTTTAATACTACAACTTCTTCTAGGACATTAGGTAATATTTCAAATTCTTTAGGTATGATAAATTTTTTAGAAGCAAGAAAAATAACAGAGAAATATGTAAAAGAAATAAATGTTAAGACACCAGGAATAGATGTTCCTATTAGTAACTTAAGCGGAGGAAATCAACAAAAAGTTATAATTGGGAAATGGCTTGCAACAAAGCCTAAAGTTTTAATACTAGATGAGCCAACAAGAGGGATAGATGTAGGAGCTAAAGTTGAAATATATAAACTTATAAATAAGCTAGCAGCAGAAGGAGTAGCAATTATAATGATATCTTCTGAATTGCCAGAAGTAATGGGGATGAGTGATAGAATTTTGGTAATGACAGAAGGAGAGATAGTTGCAAATATAAAAAGAGAAGAAGTAACAAAAGAAAAAGTAATGGCTTATGCTACAGGAAATTTTAGAGAGGAGATGTGA
- a CDS encoding sugar ABC transporter permease: protein MKKFLKSNATLIALLVMWVILAGISDVFFTPRNLSNLTLQVTTIGIIAVGMTMVILLGGIDLSVGSLVGLSAIIVTLLMHHGVNVWLAIIIDILIVGVLVGLWNGFWIAKYKMPPFIVTLAMMTVARGTAMVLSNGSSVPVTDSVFPLIGGAFISKSLSSILLLIGVVFAIYGIMNGVKQKKKYNIKVNNGEIIYNIVLTILGFGFAFMVFEGYKGIPFAVAIFIAVVFAGVFILRKTKFGRNIYATGGNEEAARLSGINIFGVNLSVYTLIAILSAISGIILASRLNGASPNLGTMFELDAIASVAIGGTSLSGGSGTITGTIIGTLIIGTLNNGMSLMGISSFYQLIVKGLIILLAVWFDVASKKKKA from the coding sequence ATGAAAAAATTTTTAAAAAGTAATGCAACTTTAATAGCTTTGTTAGTGATGTGGGTGATTTTAGCAGGAATATCAGATGTATTTTTTACACCAAGAAATTTAAGTAACTTGACACTACAAGTAACAACTATAGGGATAATAGCAGTTGGGATGACAATGGTAATATTATTAGGAGGTATTGATTTATCGGTTGGATCTTTAGTTGGATTATCAGCGATAATAGTTACCTTATTAATGCATCATGGAGTTAATGTATGGTTAGCAATAATAATTGATATTTTAATAGTTGGAGTATTAGTAGGGCTTTGGAATGGATTTTGGATTGCAAAATATAAAATGCCGCCATTTATAGTAACACTTGCCATGATGACAGTAGCAAGAGGAACTGCAATGGTGTTATCAAATGGAAGTTCTGTACCAGTAACTGATTCAGTTTTTCCATTAATTGGAGGAGCATTTATTTCAAAATCTTTATCAAGTATTTTATTATTAATAGGAGTAGTGTTTGCAATATATGGGATTATGAATGGTGTTAAGCAAAAAAAGAAATACAATATAAAGGTTAATAATGGAGAAATTATATATAATATAGTTTTAACAATATTAGGATTTGGATTTGCATTTATGGTATTTGAGGGATATAAAGGTATACCTTTTGCAGTTGCGATATTTATAGCAGTAGTCTTTGCAGGAGTGTTTATATTAAGAAAAACAAAATTTGGAAGAAATATTTATGCTACTGGTGGAAATGAAGAAGCTGCTAGATTATCAGGAATTAATATATTTGGAGTTAATTTAAGTGTATATACATTAATAGCTATACTATCAGCTATATCAGGAATAATATTAGCTTCTAGACTTAATGGAGCATCTCCAAATTTGGGAACTATGTTTGAGCTAGATGCCATAGCATCAGTTGCAATTGGAGGTACAAGTTTAAGTGGTGGTTCTGGAACAATTACAGGAACAATAATAGGAACACTTATAATAGGAACATTAAATAATGGAATGAGTTTAATGGGAATAAGTTCATTTTATCAATTAATTGTAAAAGGATTAATAATCTTATTAGCAGTTTGGTTTGATGTAGCAAGTAAAAAGAAAAAAGCGTAA
- a CDS encoding glucose-1-phosphate adenylyltransferase gives MEMLGIILAGGRGSRLDILSYHRAKPGVPFAGKFRIIDFALSNCVNSGIYDIAILTQYLPLSLNEHIGMGNPWDLDRKNAGVTLLQPYTGLSKKGWYMGTADAVLQNLRYLKRKNPKYTLILSGDHVYKMDYKKMLDFHKKNGASLTIASQRVPMEDAHRFGLLEYNDNMKIEAFKEKPENPTTNLASMGIYIFNTDVLIKKLEENRDIPELDFGKHIIPGMINEDEVYAYEFEGYWQDVGTYDSYWEANLALTESYEKIELDMYDKDWLIQTRSEEKPGVKFGINTKAVQSIICNGCIITGEVEKSVLGPGVVVEPGAVVKNSIIFNDTVIKKGAIIDRAIIDKEVVIGENCKIGYGDDMTPNEEKPKLLSSGLTVIAKGVKVPSNTIIGRNCRIFSKVKEEAFSSGNIKSGTTIEPLEKTED, from the coding sequence ATGGAGATGTTAGGAATTATTTTAGCAGGTGGAAGAGGTTCAAGACTTGATATTTTATCATATCATAGAGCGAAACCGGGGGTACCTTTTGCAGGGAAATTTAGAATTATTGATTTTGCATTAAGTAATTGTGTTAATTCAGGCATTTATGATATTGCAATTTTAACTCAATATTTACCATTGTCTTTAAATGAACATATTGGAATGGGAAATCCGTGGGATTTAGACAGGAAAAATGCAGGAGTAACATTATTACAGCCATATACAGGATTAAGTAAAAAAGGTTGGTATATGGGAACTGCAGATGCAGTATTACAAAATCTTCGTTATCTTAAAAGAAAAAATCCAAAGTATACTTTGATATTATCAGGAGATCATGTTTATAAAATGGATTATAAAAAAATGTTGGATTTTCATAAAAAAAATGGTGCTTCTCTTACAATAGCTTCTCAAAGAGTTCCAATGGAAGATGCTCATAGATTTGGACTGTTGGAATATAATGATAATATGAAAATAGAAGCGTTCAAAGAAAAGCCAGAGAATCCTACTACTAATTTGGCTTCTATGGGGATATATATATTTAATACAGATGTATTAATAAAAAAATTAGAAGAGAATAGAGATATTCCAGAATTGGACTTTGGAAAACATATAATACCTGGAATGATAAATGAAGATGAAGTATATGCATATGAATTTGAAGGATATTGGCAAGATGTAGGGACTTATGATTCTTATTGGGAAGCGAATTTGGCATTAACAGAATCATATGAAAAGATAGAATTAGATATGTATGATAAGGATTGGCTTATACAAACTAGAAGTGAAGAGAAACCTGGAGTAAAATTTGGAATTAATACTAAAGCTGTACAAAGTATAATCTGTAATGGATGTATAATTACAGGAGAAGTAGAAAAAAGTGTATTAGGACCAGGAGTAGTTGTAGAGCCAGGAGCAGTAGTAAAAAATTCAATAATATTTAATGATACAGTTATAAAAAAAGGCGCAATAATAGATAGAGCGATAATAGATAAAGAAGTTGTGATTGGTGAAAATTGTAAAATAGGTTATGGTGACGATATGACACCAAATGAAGAAAAACCAAAATTATTAAGTAGTGGATTAACTGTAATAGCAAAAGGAGTAAAAGTTCCATCTAATACAATAATAGGTAGAAACTGTAGGATATTTTCAAAAGTTAAAGAAGAGGCTTTTTCTTCAGGAAATATTAAAAGTGGAACTACAATAGAACCGTTAGAAAAAACAGAAGATTAG